In Methylovirgula sp., a single genomic region encodes these proteins:
- a CDS encoding response regulator transcription factor — MKLLIVDDHVVVRAGVRRLFAALPGTTVFEAGSTHEALSLYRSEMPDVLLLDLNLPNSSGFELLRRLLIENRQVKVVVLSMHAEPIYVSRTLNAGARGYVSKTASADELIAAVREVAAGGRYVEREIAAQLVVSQYGGVNPLEKLTTREVDIVRLLGEGKNFVAIASALGITYKTVANACSIIKGKLGVERTSDLVRLTYQMQERQ, encoded by the coding sequence ATGAAGCTTCTAATCGTCGACGATCACGTCGTGGTGCGTGCAGGTGTGCGACGCCTGTTTGCCGCGCTTCCGGGCACGACTGTCTTCGAGGCTGGGTCCACGCACGAAGCGTTGTCCTTGTACCGTTCAGAGATGCCGGATGTCTTGTTGCTGGATCTCAACCTGCCAAATTCGAGCGGGTTTGAGCTTCTGCGCCGGCTGTTGATCGAAAATCGTCAGGTCAAAGTGGTCGTGCTTAGCATGCACGCCGAACCGATCTATGTGTCGCGGACACTCAACGCCGGCGCACGCGGATATGTCAGCAAGACCGCCTCGGCCGACGAACTCATCGCGGCGGTGCGCGAGGTCGCGGCCGGGGGCCGTTATGTGGAGCGTGAGATCGCGGCACAATTGGTGGTCTCGCAATACGGCGGCGTGAATCCGCTCGAAAAGCTCACCACGCGCGAGGTCGACATCGTTCGTCTGCTCGGCGAAGGGAAGAACTTCGTCGCGATCGCTTCTGCGTTGGGTATTACCTATAAGACCGTCGCCAATGCCTGCAGCATCATCAAAGGCAAGCTTGGCGTCGAACGCACCTCGGACCTCGTCCGCCTGACCTATCAAATGCAGGAGCGGCAGTAG
- a CDS encoding quinoprotein dehydrogenase-associated putative ABC transporter substrate-binding protein: protein MNIRSISIATAVVANFVFLPSAFAQTDFEDMTSAQKLEARNVAAKMHMEEIKFCADGGNLPFSNLKGEGFENKIAEILANAVGAQLTYYWRPSLERGATRAVFDNSVCDVLIDIPANWEGALTTLPLYSTTYVLAYRSDKGITPFKSLDDPELKKLRVGVYETSALREALAKRGLTKVDVHPVTYDGDLNVKDQPWWQVQQVADGDLDVAAVWGPFAGYVKAKRGAPLTIQPVNRMDDTIPLEFNLALGVRSTDAVLKYMLDDAMQKHRDEIKKVLEDYGVPLVECGSCIISGDIPAHGTYFTPEIHLTKPTDTTTGEAPHVADATVNQWLKDGLDLNSALNGAVVDSDLERIRYLVSKGADVNSRDGLGQNLIHIAAEQRDMDVISELLDDGANIEARDGDGWTPLMHAASSDNVPAIRLLIGRKAKVDATTADGYTALAYALADGHFAAAQALVDAGASVSKPVGPEKLTPLMITASQLPPRNRTMALVEGVTPLDMARLLVTHGASVNDKSSAGMTALMVAAVHNNPTIIGILAQLGADLSAKETGGRTARELAVANDNQAAAQILDVLAATSPKSKRSDPTAGAEGKTL from the coding sequence ATGAACATCCGCAGCATCTCGATTGCGACTGCCGTGGTCGCGAATTTCGTATTCCTCCCGTCTGCCTTTGCCCAAACCGACTTCGAGGACATGACCTCCGCGCAAAAGCTTGAAGCGCGTAATGTTGCGGCTAAAATGCACATGGAGGAGATCAAGTTCTGCGCCGATGGCGGCAACCTCCCGTTCTCTAACCTCAAAGGCGAGGGTTTTGAGAACAAGATCGCCGAGATTCTCGCGAATGCGGTTGGCGCGCAGCTTACCTATTATTGGCGGCCATCGCTCGAGCGCGGCGCCACCCGTGCGGTCTTCGATAACAGCGTCTGCGACGTCTTGATTGATATTCCCGCCAATTGGGAAGGCGCGCTGACGACACTGCCGCTCTATAGCACGACCTATGTTCTTGCTTATCGGAGCGACAAAGGCATAACCCCCTTCAAATCACTCGATGATCCGGAGCTCAAAAAGCTGCGCGTCGGGGTTTATGAGACATCGGCTCTGCGCGAAGCGCTTGCAAAGCGGGGCCTTACGAAGGTGGATGTTCATCCCGTCACATACGACGGCGATCTGAACGTCAAAGACCAACCCTGGTGGCAGGTCCAGCAGGTCGCGGACGGCGACCTCGATGTCGCGGCGGTCTGGGGACCGTTCGCCGGCTATGTGAAGGCAAAAAGAGGCGCGCCGTTGACCATCCAGCCGGTCAATCGCATGGACGATACGATCCCGCTCGAGTTCAATCTCGCGCTTGGCGTGCGCAGCACCGATGCCGTGCTGAAATATATGCTCGACGACGCCATGCAGAAGCATCGCGACGAGATCAAGAAGGTTCTGGAAGACTACGGCGTCCCGCTTGTCGAATGCGGCAGTTGCATCATTTCGGGCGACATCCCCGCGCATGGCACCTATTTCACGCCGGAAATCCACCTGACTAAGCCAACCGATACGACGACCGGCGAGGCGCCGCATGTCGCCGACGCAACGGTCAACCAATGGCTGAAGGACGGCCTCGATCTCAATTCGGCGCTGAATGGCGCCGTGGTCGACAGTGACCTTGAACGTATCCGCTATCTGGTCAGCAAGGGCGCCGACGTCAACTCGCGTGATGGTCTAGGGCAAAATCTGATTCATATCGCTGCCGAGCAACGCGACATGGATGTCATTTCCGAGCTTCTGGATGATGGCGCCAATATCGAAGCGCGCGACGGCGACGGCTGGACACCATTGATGCATGCCGCCTCGAGCGATAACGTGCCGGCCATTCGGCTTCTCATCGGGCGTAAGGCCAAGGTCGACGCCACGACCGCGGACGGATACACGGCGCTCGCCTATGCATTGGCAGACGGGCACTTCGCGGCGGCGCAGGCTTTGGTCGACGCCGGCGCTTCCGTCTCCAAACCGGTTGGACCGGAGAAGCTGACCCCGCTGATGATCACCGCAAGCCAGCTTCCACCGCGAAATCGCACGATGGCGCTCGTTGAAGGCGTCACCCCGCTCGATATGGCGCGCTTGCTCGTGACGCATGGTGCGAGCGTGAATGACAAGTCAAGCGCCGGGATGACAGCGCTTATGGTGGCGGCCGTTCACAATAATCCCACCATCATCGGCATTCTCGCGCAGCTTGGCGCGGATTTGTCGGCGAAAGAGACGGGTGGCCGTACGGCGCGCGAGCTTGCTGTGGCCAATGACAATCAAGCGGCCGCGCAAATCCTTGATGTCCTTGCTGCGACGAGCCCAAAATCGAAACGCTCCGATCCAACCGCGGGTGCCGAGGGAAAAACTCTCTGA
- a CDS encoding ABC transporter substrate-binding protein — protein MHKAKCVFTLAALCVALIGAAPLFAQAPSAKPVRHLRVVYLGKRYREPTPLSFLDQVVGDKGIAGARVGAADNNITGRFIGQQTDLVEDIIPEDADIVTEAKKVLAGGDHFIVADLDAEDLLAVANLPAAKDAIILDSRTSDDALRQENCRANVFHLSPSNAMRADALGQFLLYKKWTRWFFVHGVKPDDLDYVDAVRRAASRFGAKIVAERNYTYDARTRDTDTGHQQTEQQMALLTQSVPDYDVIFVVDEDEAFGDYLLYNSTDPHPVVGTQGLVAVAWHPAFTEFSGKEMQRRFVRLAHRTMTERDYEAWLGVRIFGEAMLRTNASDAKSLRDYILSDKFTIAAFKGQGLSFRYWDLQLRQPVLLAGPRALISIAPIDGFLHPRFNTDTLGYDEPETKCHAVK, from the coding sequence ATGCATAAAGCCAAATGCGTTTTCACGTTGGCTGCGTTGTGCGTTGCCCTGATTGGTGCCGCGCCTCTCTTCGCGCAAGCGCCGAGCGCCAAACCGGTACGCCACCTCCGCGTCGTGTATCTGGGCAAGCGCTATCGCGAGCCGACGCCGCTGTCGTTCCTCGACCAAGTCGTCGGCGACAAAGGGATCGCCGGCGCGCGCGTGGGTGCGGCTGACAACAATATCACCGGCAGGTTCATCGGCCAGCAGACCGACCTCGTGGAAGACATCATTCCGGAGGATGCCGATATTGTCACCGAGGCAAAAAAGGTACTCGCCGGCGGGGATCACTTCATCGTTGCCGATCTTGATGCCGAGGACTTGCTGGCCGTCGCCAATCTTCCAGCCGCCAAGGACGCGATCATTCTTGATTCGCGCACGAGCGATGACGCGCTTCGTCAGGAGAACTGCCGCGCGAACGTCTTTCACCTCTCGCCAAGCAATGCGATGCGCGCCGATGCTCTAGGCCAATTTCTGCTCTACAAGAAATGGACGCGTTGGTTTTTCGTTCATGGCGTGAAGCCAGACGATCTTGATTATGTTGATGCCGTCCGCCGCGCGGCATCACGCTTCGGCGCCAAAATCGTCGCGGAGCGAAACTATACCTACGACGCACGCACACGCGACACCGATACGGGCCATCAGCAGACCGAACAGCAGATGGCGCTCCTTACCCAGAGCGTGCCGGATTATGACGTGATCTTCGTCGTCGATGAGGACGAAGCCTTCGGCGATTATCTGCTTTATAACAGCACCGACCCGCATCCGGTCGTCGGGACGCAAGGGTTGGTCGCCGTCGCCTGGCATCCGGCGTTTACGGAATTTTCCGGTAAGGAAATGCAGCGGCGCTTTGTGCGTCTTGCCCACCGCACGATGACCGAGCGCGACTATGAGGCCTGGCTTGGTGTTCGTATCTTCGGGGAGGCCATGTTGCGGACCAATGCGTCAGATGCAAAGTCTCTGCGCGACTATATCCTCTCCGACAAATTCACGATCGCCGCCTTCAAAGGGCAAGGTCTCTCCTTTCGGTATTGGGATCTGCAGCTTCGGCAACCTGTTCTTCTCGCAGGGCCGCGCGCGCTGATCTCGATCGCGCCAATTGACGGATTCCTGCATCCGCGTTTCAACACGGACACGCTTGGCTATGATGAACCGGAGACGAAATGCCATGCGGTTAAATAA
- a CDS encoding PQQ-dependent dehydrogenase, methanol/ethanol family, whose translation MTCRGKLLLLAGAVVGLVALAGPSFANQDIVQREQNPNLWPVTGGDYGLKRHSTLSDINKDNVDKLQMSWSQSSGALRGHEGQPLVVEVDGKPMMYLVSAWPNIVQALDLTDPDNPKEIWNYLKKTDRDESAVPRACCDTVNRGLSYAEGEVVFGTLDGFVIALDAKTGKQIWVVKHAYPEHGETQTNAPMIAENLVIAGFGGDEFAARGRLDAYDLKTGKLVWSKKSNGTDEEIGITADTNKDHPEHGTAGHRLGFTYPNDEWKRGGGSPWAWYSYDPELKLIYESNGNPGNWSPTTRCGENPPTQEGCNSGKWDNKWSMTIFARRVDNGDAVWAYQMTPFDQWDYDGVNENILVDFPNIDGKPVKGLVHFDRNGFAYVLDRTNGGLLRASKFVVVNWAERIDLKTGRPVKVYEHSPLKVGVNTQACPSAMGGKDQQPCAVDPKDPSKFYCSTNNWCMEDEPQQRVSFQQGTVYVFANVYMYEQKPGVAGRFKKFDVLTGKEDWDIPDPYPNWSGALVTDGGLVFYGSLGGDFRAVDRDSGKILWHRKLASGIIGNPITYKVDGKQYISVWSGIGGWIGLPVTAGLDMTDKFGAIGATAMAKATGLTMIPQGGTLFTFRVY comes from the coding sequence ATGACATGTAGAGGGAAGCTTTTGCTATTGGCAGGAGCTGTGGTTGGGCTTGTCGCTCTGGCGGGTCCCAGTTTCGCCAATCAGGATATTGTTCAGCGTGAACAAAACCCCAATCTCTGGCCGGTAACGGGCGGCGATTATGGTCTCAAGCGTCACAGCACGCTCAGCGACATCAATAAAGATAATGTCGACAAGCTGCAGATGTCCTGGTCGCAGTCGAGCGGCGCGTTGCGCGGTCACGAGGGCCAGCCTCTTGTGGTTGAGGTGGACGGCAAGCCGATGATGTATCTGGTCAGCGCGTGGCCGAACATCGTTCAGGCGCTTGATCTGACCGATCCGGACAATCCAAAGGAAATCTGGAACTATTTGAAGAAGACCGATCGTGATGAATCGGCTGTCCCACGCGCCTGCTGCGACACCGTGAACCGCGGTCTCTCCTACGCCGAAGGCGAAGTTGTATTCGGCACGCTCGACGGTTTCGTGATCGCGCTCGATGCCAAGACCGGCAAGCAAATCTGGGTTGTCAAGCATGCCTACCCGGAGCATGGCGAGACGCAGACCAACGCGCCGATGATTGCCGAGAATCTGGTGATCGCGGGCTTCGGTGGTGACGAATTCGCTGCGCGCGGACGTCTCGACGCCTACGACCTCAAGACCGGCAAGCTGGTTTGGAGCAAGAAGAGCAACGGCACCGACGAAGAAATCGGCATCACTGCCGATACCAACAAGGATCACCCCGAACACGGCACTGCCGGTCATCGCCTCGGCTTCACCTATCCGAACGATGAATGGAAGCGTGGCGGCGGCTCGCCTTGGGCTTGGTACAGCTACGATCCCGAACTGAAGCTCATCTATGAGTCGAACGGCAACCCCGGCAACTGGAGCCCGACGACCCGTTGCGGTGAAAATCCGCCGACGCAAGAAGGCTGTAACTCCGGCAAGTGGGACAACAAGTGGTCGATGACCATTTTTGCCCGCCGTGTCGACAACGGTGACGCGGTCTGGGCCTACCAGATGACGCCTTTCGATCAGTGGGACTATGACGGTGTCAACGAGAACATTCTCGTCGACTTCCCGAACATCGACGGCAAGCCCGTCAAGGGCCTCGTCCATTTCGACCGCAATGGCTTTGCCTATGTGCTTGACCGCACGAATGGCGGGTTGCTGCGCGCGAGCAAGTTCGTGGTCGTCAACTGGGCCGAGCGGATCGATCTGAAGACGGGCCGCCCGGTCAAGGTTTACGAACATTCGCCGCTGAAGGTTGGTGTCAATACACAGGCTTGCCCGTCGGCGATGGGCGGCAAGGATCAGCAGCCTTGCGCGGTAGATCCCAAGGATCCGAGCAAGTTCTATTGCTCGACCAACAACTGGTGCATGGAAGACGAGCCGCAGCAGCGCGTTAGCTTCCAGCAGGGTACGGTCTACGTCTTCGCCAACGTCTACATGTACGAGCAGAAGCCCGGCGTTGCCGGCCGCTTCAAGAAGTTCGACGTGTTGACCGGCAAGGAAGACTGGGACATTCCGGATCCGTATCCGAACTGGAGCGGCGCTCTCGTGACCGACGGCGGCCTGGTGTTCTACGGCAGCCTTGGTGGTGACTTCCGCGCGGTTGATCGCGACTCCGGCAAGATCCTTTGGCATCGCAAGCTGGCCTCTGGCATCATCGGCAATCCGATCACCTATAAGGTCGACGGCAAGCAATATATCTCGGTCTGGAGCGGTATCGGCGGATGGATTGGTCTTCCAGTCACTGCCGGTCTCGACATGACCGATAAGTTTGGCGCGATCGGTGCGACGGCCATGGCGAAGGCCACTGGCCTGACCATGATCCCGCAAGGCGGCACGCTCTTCACGTTCCGTGTTTACTGA
- a CDS encoding response regulator transcription factor — MQVLIVDDHPVVIAGCRAILASDSDISVIAASDAKTAVALYESERPDVVVVDLNLRGSISGFELIETILASDPAARIIVLTMTYDPVHALRVIESGAKAYVGKSEDPERFLTAVRAVADGHRFVGADMAQKLAFFDRGGRTERINELTAREREILCLLYAGKNMMEIADVIEMSYKTVANACAALKRKLGARSLTDLTRIALENKLT, encoded by the coding sequence ATGCAAGTCCTTATCGTCGATGATCATCCCGTCGTCATAGCTGGATGTCGCGCGATTCTTGCCTCGGATAGCGACATTTCCGTGATCGCGGCAAGCGACGCGAAGACTGCCGTGGCTCTCTATGAATCCGAACGCCCGGACGTCGTGGTCGTCGACCTCAATCTACGCGGCTCCATATCGGGTTTCGAGCTCATCGAGACGATCCTGGCGAGCGACCCGGCGGCACGTATTATCGTCCTCACCATGACTTACGATCCCGTGCATGCCTTGCGGGTCATCGAGAGTGGTGCGAAAGCTTACGTCGGCAAAAGCGAGGATCCGGAACGTTTCCTCACCGCGGTTCGCGCGGTTGCCGACGGACACAGGTTCGTTGGCGCGGATATGGCGCAGAAGCTTGCCTTCTTTGATCGCGGCGGTCGCACGGAACGTATTAATGAGCTCACTGCGCGCGAACGCGAAATCCTCTGTCTTCTGTATGCGGGCAAAAACATGATGGAAATCGCCGACGTCATCGAAATGTCGTACAAAACGGTCGCCAATGCCTGCGCCGCGTTAAAGCGCAAGCTCGGCGCGCGTTCACTCACCGACCTCACGCGGATTGCCCTCGAGAACAAACTGACCTGA
- a CDS encoding SulP family inorganic anion transporter encodes MSLALNYDWDKGRRDLVAGLTVAAIAVPEGMAYALIAGVDPKFGLYSMIVVTTVAAIFGSSSQLINGPTSAISLLVFSALAFLDPENRTDLYEALFLLGVLVGSIQILIAVFKLGDLTRYISESVILGFLAGASFLLAIGQIAGALGIHNKGNGHMQVLQRLWLTLFHGDHVNYKALLLTAVAVALAILLRAIVRRYKLPRIDMLLVLIVTGLIAYLAGWSVPGLGGETVIETAGKIPASFPSPHIPEVKTEWLGNLSQGAFAIAFVGIIEALSIAKAIANKTGQRIDYNRQILAEGLANLTGGFFQSLPGSGSLSRSAINYQAGAATRFSGVVTAAAAALALILFAPLLRYVPRPALAGLLLITAARLVDFKRLFYTLKASRYDAGLVIITALTAVVINLDTAVLLGVAFSILLFVPRAAKLRGSELIVTPERVVRERLPSDPIDPSLIIFDIEGELFFGAAPELDRYLETIETRIAAQNIRFVILRLKRGAQSGRRLHRTAGAFPA; translated from the coding sequence ATGAGCCTCGCTTTGAATTACGATTGGGACAAGGGCCGTCGCGACCTTGTTGCCGGTCTGACTGTCGCTGCCATCGCGGTGCCCGAAGGTATGGCCTACGCGCTCATCGCGGGTGTCGATCCGAAATTCGGTCTCTATTCGATGATTGTCGTGACGACGGTCGCTGCCATCTTCGGCTCGTCGTCGCAACTCATCAACGGGCCGACCAGCGCGATCTCGCTTCTCGTTTTCAGCGCGCTTGCCTTTCTTGATCCTGAGAACCGCACGGATCTCTACGAGGCCTTGTTCCTGCTTGGCGTCCTCGTCGGTTCGATCCAGATTTTGATCGCCGTTTTCAAGCTGGGAGACTTGACTCGCTACATCTCCGAATCCGTCATCCTCGGCTTTCTGGCCGGCGCCTCGTTCTTGCTCGCGATCGGGCAAATCGCCGGTGCGCTCGGCATCCACAATAAGGGCAATGGCCATATGCAGGTTCTGCAGCGGCTCTGGCTGACCTTGTTTCACGGCGATCATGTCAATTATAAAGCATTGCTCTTAACAGCGGTCGCGGTCGCTCTCGCGATTCTTTTGCGGGCGATCGTGCGACGTTACAAGTTGCCGCGCATCGATATGCTTTTGGTTCTCATCGTTACGGGCCTGATCGCCTACTTGGCGGGCTGGTCGGTGCCTGGCCTCGGCGGCGAGACCGTAATCGAGACTGCCGGAAAGATTCCCGCAAGCTTCCCCTCGCCGCATATACCAGAGGTTAAGACCGAATGGCTTGGCAACCTTTCACAAGGGGCGTTCGCGATCGCCTTCGTGGGGATCATCGAAGCGCTGTCGATCGCCAAGGCGATCGCAAACAAGACCGGACAGCGGATCGATTACAATCGGCAAATCCTGGCCGAGGGACTGGCAAATTTAACAGGCGGCTTTTTCCAGAGTTTGCCGGGCTCGGGCTCGCTGTCGCGCTCGGCGATCAATTACCAGGCGGGCGCCGCAACGCGATTTTCCGGGGTCGTGACGGCTGCCGCCGCGGCCTTGGCCTTGATTCTCTTCGCGCCTCTCTTGCGTTACGTTCCGCGGCCGGCGCTCGCCGGCCTTTTGCTGATAACTGCGGCGCGGCTCGTCGACTTCAAGCGCCTCTTCTACACGTTGAAAGCGTCGCGCTATGACGCGGGCCTTGTCATCATCACAGCTCTCACGGCCGTCGTCATCAATCTCGATACGGCAGTTCTCCTTGGCGTCGCCTTTTCGATCCTGCTTTTCGTGCCGCGCGCAGCGAAGTTGAGGGGTTCGGAGCTGATCGTGACGCCCGAGCGTGTCGTTCGCGAGCGGCTACCGTCCGACCCGATCGATCCGTCGCTCATCATCTTCGATATCGAAGGCGAATTGTTCTTCGGCGCGGCACCGGAACTCGACCGCTACCTGGAGACAATCGAGACTCGCATCGCGGCGCAGAATATCAGGTTCGTGATCCTGCGGCTGAAGCGGGGCGCGCAATCCGGACGTCGTCTGCATCGAACGGCTGGAGCATTTCCTGCGTGA
- a CDS encoding PQQ-dependent catabolism-associated beta-propeller protein, producing MRLNKYADAMRCLAIMSATSALMLAAAPSFAVTLFVTSERDNTVTVLDADTMAVKKVINVGTRPRGIAITPDYREIFVCIGDDDRMDVIDTKTLAVSRSVPNVLDPELVAIDPIGKRVYAANEEDSQVTVIDRASGKIVGTVGVGAEPEGLSISPDLSTVVNTSELTSMAHFIDTKTLTIEDNVLVDQRPREAQYTHDGKQVWVSAEVGGTVSVIDAQKRTIIKKIEFDIQGVQPELIQPVGIVFSKDGKLAFVALSHANRIAVVDTATLTPTSYILVGERPWHMALDPDGSKLYVANGNTNDLTVIDVASLKAVRSVNVGHLPWGVVAMP from the coding sequence ATGCGGTTAAATAAATATGCTGATGCAATGCGTTGTCTGGCGATCATGTCCGCGACATCGGCGCTGATGCTCGCCGCGGCGCCGAGCTTTGCCGTAACATTGTTCGTGACCAGTGAGCGGGACAACACTGTGACCGTTCTCGACGCCGACACGATGGCGGTCAAGAAGGTGATAAATGTCGGAACGCGCCCTCGTGGCATCGCGATCACGCCCGATTATCGCGAAATCTTCGTTTGCATCGGCGATGACGACCGGATGGATGTCATCGACACGAAGACGTTGGCGGTCTCGCGCAGCGTTCCCAACGTTCTCGATCCAGAGCTCGTCGCGATAGATCCTATCGGCAAACGGGTTTACGCGGCGAATGAGGAAGACTCACAGGTCACTGTCATTGACCGCGCGAGCGGCAAGATTGTCGGCACCGTAGGCGTCGGCGCGGAGCCAGAGGGCCTTTCAATCAGCCCCGATCTCTCGACGGTGGTCAACACGTCCGAGCTGACCAGCATGGCGCATTTCATCGACACGAAGACGCTAACGATCGAGGACAACGTGCTCGTCGATCAGCGCCCGCGCGAGGCGCAATATACGCATGACGGGAAGCAGGTCTGGGTCTCCGCTGAAGTCGGCGGCACAGTGTCCGTCATCGACGCGCAAAAGCGCACGATCATCAAAAAGATCGAGTTTGACATTCAAGGCGTACAACCGGAACTCATCCAGCCTGTCGGCATCGTTTTTTCGAAGGACGGGAAGCTCGCTTTCGTCGCCTTAAGCCATGCCAATCGCATTGCCGTCGTTGATACTGCAACGCTCACACCGACGTCCTATATCCTGGTGGGCGAGCGGCCTTGGCATATGGCTCTCGACCCTGACGGATCAAAGCTCTATGTCGCCAATGGAAATACAAACGATTTGACCGTTATCGATGTCGCAAGTCTCAAAGCCGTCCGGTCCGTCAACGTCGGGCACTTGCCGTGGGGCGTCGTGGCAATGCCGTAA
- a CDS encoding sensor histidine kinase, whose translation MSLRLRLVVSIAGVLALTLIVGCALIYFDAVKKVDTEMTAALSVGIRTVQNATDDAEEAANPLRQLQLLIGDFDGNRHVQAFLMNPQGLPIARSLLLIPTDPSPAWFNHLLARDPQIVHLDLPPPFARYGSILLSTDSHNEIDEAWSDFQVTLVILTLFCALVLVLVYFTLGRPLALLQKMTAAFRTIGRGDYSPRMEESGAPEIADLSHCFNDMVARLANTEQQNVKLQQQLTNVQEEERADLARDLHDEIGPLLFALSVDVATLQRRVGEGQKQTGTELDVVASAISEIQLHVRSMLGKLRPAVLLDLGLDQAVDNLVGFWSKRREDVHISFDLDCESFGETLDSTIYRVFREGLNNALRHGKPTAVELKAKIADENHVKVIVSDDGTGLPIGGGRFGYGLVGMRERVEDAGGSLSISNRTDGKGVTIVATLPLDVIESNVSEPVT comes from the coding sequence TTGTCACTCAGGCTGCGTCTTGTCGTTTCGATAGCCGGCGTGCTGGCCCTCACGCTAATTGTCGGCTGCGCGCTGATCTATTTCGATGCGGTCAAGAAGGTCGACACCGAGATGACGGCCGCGCTCAGCGTCGGGATTCGCACGGTTCAGAACGCCACCGACGACGCCGAGGAAGCCGCAAACCCGCTGCGCCAGCTTCAGCTGCTCATCGGCGATTTTGATGGCAATCGTCACGTCCAGGCGTTCTTGATGAATCCGCAAGGGCTGCCGATCGCCCGGTCCCTGCTGCTTATTCCGACCGATCCATCGCCGGCATGGTTCAACCATTTATTGGCACGCGATCCGCAAATCGTTCATCTCGACCTACCGCCGCCCTTTGCGCGTTACGGCTCGATTCTCTTGTCGACGGATTCCCACAACGAGATCGACGAAGCCTGGAGCGATTTTCAAGTCACGCTTGTCATTCTCACGTTGTTCTGTGCCCTCGTTCTTGTGCTGGTTTATTTCACGCTCGGACGTCCGCTGGCGCTCTTGCAAAAAATGACCGCCGCGTTTCGGACTATTGGCCGCGGCGATTACAGCCCACGCATGGAGGAGAGCGGCGCGCCGGAGATTGCGGACCTCTCGCATTGCTTCAACGACATGGTGGCGCGTCTCGCCAATACAGAACAGCAGAACGTGAAACTGCAGCAGCAACTCACCAATGTGCAGGAGGAAGAGCGCGCCGATCTTGCACGTGACCTGCATGACGAGATTGGCCCCTTGCTATTTGCGCTCAGCGTCGATGTGGCGACGTTGCAACGGCGCGTTGGAGAAGGCCAAAAGCAGACGGGAACTGAACTTGATGTGGTTGCAAGCGCGATCTCGGAGATCCAGCTCCACGTCCGCTCCATGCTTGGCAAGCTGCGCCCCGCGGTCCTGCTCGATCTCGGTCTTGATCAGGCCGTCGACAATCTCGTTGGCTTTTGGAGCAAACGCCGGGAGGATGTTCATATCTCCTTTGATCTCGACTGTGAGAGTTTCGGCGAGACGCTCGACTCGACAATTTACCGGGTTTTCCGCGAGGGTCTCAACAATGCTTTACGGCACGGCAAACCAACGGCTGTGGAGTTGAAGGCGAAGATTGCCGACGAAAATCACGTCAAGGTTATCGTGAGCGATGACGGCACAGGACTGCCTATTGGCGGCGGCCGTTTCGGTTACGGTCTTGTGGGTATGCGCGAGCGCGTTGAAGACGCTGGCGGCTCCCTTTCGATTTCCAACCGCACCGACGGTAAAGGCGTCACCATCGTTGCGACTCTGCCGCTCGATGTGATAGAATCAAATGTATCGGAACCGGTGACATGA